The following coding sequences lie in one Arachis hypogaea cultivar Tifrunner chromosome 4, arahy.Tifrunner.gnm2.J5K5, whole genome shotgun sequence genomic window:
- the LOC112795225 gene encoding F-box/FBD/LRR-repeat protein At4g26340-like: protein MALAISGVDRISALPDAILVHILSFLESRMVAATSILSSRWRDLWHTVPTVDLDDALFSDEEELFVRFAYAVILSRDVRQPILNFRFKSEYSLSAQCDVELWLNTAIQHKVERIELSPSINSEIKLPIRILTCATLVVLKLANLTVDGISTVHLPALQILYMDGVEFEKREYVDMILSGCPNIEDLQIESLYLYLNFRPLAVTFGNLIHMQFSVYYCRWWLLLGLLNSCPLLQILEMRKEKKKILASLSDRLSRHYPKIVPGCLSSHLRVCSLQNFHGADVDIQFAIYIMQNASVLKKMTICCSRYSSEGHRLEILKKISKVPSISRICELVFE, encoded by the exons ATGGCACTAGCCATATCAGGAGTTGATAGAATTAGTGCATTACCGGATGCGATTCTTGTTCACATTCTTTCTTTTCTGGAATCTAGAATGGTTGCAGCAACAAGCATTCTCTCGAGCAGGTGGAGGGATCTGTGGCACACAGTTCCCACAGTTGACCTCGATGACGCACTCTTCTCGGATGAGGAAGAACTCTTTGTTCGCTTCGCGTACGCAGTTATACTCTCGCGAGATGTAAGGCAACCCATTCTCAATTTCCGCTTCAAATCTGAGTATTCTTTAAGCGCTCAATGTGATGTAGAATTGTGGCTTAACACTGCCATACAGCATAAAGTTGAGAGGATTGAGCTGTCACCGTCCATTAATTCTGAGATAAAGTTGCCGATTAGAATTCTGACATGTGCAACCCTTGTTGTTCTCAAATTGGCAAACTTAACAGTGGACGGTATTTCAACAGTACACTTACCGGCTCTTCAAATTTTGTATATGGATGGGGTTGAATTTGAAAAACGGGAATATGTTGATATGATTCTCTCAGGATGCCCAAATATTGAGGACTTGCAAATCGAATCTCTCTATTTGTATCTAAACTTCAGACCTCTTGCCGTCACTTTCGGCAATCTAATTCACATGCAGTTCTCTGTGTATTATTGTAGATGGTGGTTGCTACTTGGACTACTCAACTCCTGTCCCTTGCTTCAAATTCTTGAAATGAGAAAG gagaagaagaagatattgGCAAGTTTGTCGGATCGACTAAGTCGGCATTACCCGAAAATCGTTCCCGGATGCCTTTCATCGCACCTAAGAGTCTGCAGCCTACAGAATTTTCATGGTGCTGATGTTGATATTCAATTTGCAATATATATTATGCAGAATGCAAGTGTGTTAAAGAAAATGACCATATGCTGCTCAAGGTACTCAAGTGAAGGACATAGGCtcgaaattttaaaaaagatatccAAAGTTCCTAGTATCTCTAGGATTTGTGAACTCGTGTTTGAATGA
- the LOC112797358 gene encoding uncharacterized protein: MVGRDGDRGRGRGRGRGRGRGRGRGRGRKGRPRLSTGRPLDLHANPYTLVGSSSGTTVPTSGRPPPIATTIPPRQEPHIHMMPTPGAPRSCAQQANEHPNTASHGVQSDPAIVAPSGAGSCGEKQTTSTGTQDTQGPGTSTATGHSATGAPKLRYDGAKCWHPPKPGLKCISQVFKENYNKSWLSFDEADDDTRKIWWTEWRKQSLGRPSRMDEFFEHTHTRKEDRTQWVDEHSRMAKKTFQERMFQAEQERQAAIEAGVTDPPPVSEESIWIETVGGKRRGRIYGMGEVRNSSMMRPRVDGPTTTTSTDVLDLRKQMIILNREVEQYAAKYRELEDRYQREKREWQQTVESLREDLNINNSQMDQFSHQLSSLTEYVRAMGPSSSGSRVPPPPPFTFPSSQKSAAPGRKLPPILQPLGQSQGTHIEDNSDDLDDSDEDYLDEYE, translated from the exons ATGGTTGGTAGAGACGGAGATCGCGGTCGTGGTCGTGGTCGTGGTCGTGGTCGTGGTCGTGGTCGTGGTCGTGGCCGAGGCCGAAAGGGGAGGCCTAGGCTTTCTACCGGTCGCCCGCTTGACTTACATGCAAATCCATACACTCTCGTTGGGTCATCATCAGGCACGACTGTTCCGACTAGTGGGAGACCGCCACCTATTGCTACTACTATCCCCCCTCGTCAAGAGCCTCATATACACATGATGCCTACTCCGGGTGCACCAAGATCATGCGCTCAACAAGCCAATGAGCATCCCAACACTGCCTCACATGGTGTGCAGAGTGATCCAGCTATCGTAGCTCCCAGTGGAGCAGGATCTTGTGGGGAAAAACAAACCACATCTACTGGTACCCAAGATACTCAGGGTCCAGGAACATCCACTGCCACTGGTCACTCCGCCACAGGTGCTCCTAAGCTTAGATATGATGGTGCCAAATG TTGGCACCCACCTAAGCCTGGCTTGAAGTGCATTTCTCAGGTTTTTAAGGAAAATTACAACAAGTCTTGGCTGAGTTTTGATGAAGCAGATGATGATACTCGAAAAATATGGTGGACAGAATGGAGG AAGCAATCGCTTGGAAGACCATCGCGTATGGATGAATTTTTTGAGCACACCCATACTCGCAAAGAGGATAGGACTCAATGGGTTGATGAACACTCCCGAATGGCAAAG AAAACATTTCAAGAGCGCATGTTTCAGGCTGAGCAAGAGCGACAGGCTGCTATAGAGGCTGGTGTAACTGATCCACCACCTGTCTCTGAGGAAAGCATATGGATTGAGACAGTGGGTGGAAAACGAAGAGGTAGGATATATGGCATGGGTGAGGTAAGGAACTCTTCCATGATGCGACCCCGAGTTGATGGGCCAACCACAACCACCAGCACTGATGTTTTGGATCTTAGAAAACAAATGATAATACTCAATAGGGAAGTTGAACAATATGCCGCTAAATATAGAGAGCTTGAAGACCGCTATCAAAGGGAGAAAAGAGAGTGGCAACAGACTGTTGAATCCTTGCGAGAGGATCTCAACATCAATAACTCACAGATGGATCAGTTTAGTCATCAACTTAGCAGCTTGACTGAGTATGTGAGGGCCATGGGTCCTAGTAGTTCTGGATCACGTGTCCCTCCACCTCCTCCTTTTACTTTTCCAAGCTCCCAGAAAAGCGCAGCCCCAGGAAGAAAACTCCCACCTATCTTGCAGCCCCTAGGACAGTCACAGGGCACTCATATAGAGGATAATTCTGACGATCTCGATGACTCAGATGAGGACTATTTAGATGAGTACGAGTAG
- the LOC112794409 gene encoding F-box/FBD/LRR-repeat protein At4g26340-like, whose product MALTMSGVDRISALSNDILVHILSFLESKMAAATSILSSRWRNLWHSVSTVDLDDALFRYDKELFVRFAYAVMLSRDVTQPILNFRLKFEYPSCDECDVELWLNTAIQRQVERIELHSRITTLPIGILTCASLVVLKLEFLIVDRILTVHLPALKTLYLMRVVFAEDEYLGMILSGCPNIEDLQINYYSYFGLEFSPLAITFRNLIQMKLSVYDCKWGLLVGLLKSCPLLQILVIRKEKKSVSGLDPLNQCYTQTVPGCLSSHLRACTIKDFHGADVDIQFAIYILQNASLLKKMTICCSSSSRKGDRFEILKKISKVARISTTCELLFE is encoded by the exons ATGGCACTAACCATGTCGGGAGTTGATAGAATTAGTGCATTATCGAATGATATTCTTGTTCACATCCTTTCTTTTCTAGAATCTAAAATGGCTGCAGCAACAAGCATTCTCTCGAGCAGGTGGAGGAATCTGTGGCACTCAGTTTCCACAGTGGACCTCGATGACGCACTCTTCCGATATGACAAAGAACTGTTTGTTCGCTTCGCGTACGCGGTTATGCTATCGCGAGATGTAACGCAACCCATTCTCAATTTCCGCCTCAAATTTGAGTATCCCtcatgtgatgaatgtgatgtaGAATTGTGGCTCAACACCGCCATACAGCGTCAAGTTGAGAGGATTGAGCTTCATTCTCGGATAACAACGTTGCCGATTGGAATTCTCACATGTGCAAGCCTTGTTGTTCTCAAGTTGGAATTCTTAATAGTGGACCGTATTTTAACAGTACACTTACCGGCTCTTAAAACTTTGTATTTGATGCGGGTCGTATTTGCAGAAGATGAATATCTTGGTATGATTCTCTCAGGATGCCCAAATATTGAGGACTTGCAAAtcaattattattcttattttgggCTAGAATTCAGTCCTCTTGCCATCACTTTCCGCAATCTAATTCAGATGAAGCTCTCCGTGTATGATTGTAAATGGGGGTTGCTAGTTGGACTGCTCAAATCCTGTCCCTTGCTTCAAATTCTTGTCATCAGAAAG GAGAAGAAATCGGTAAGTGGATTGGATCCACTAAATCAGTGTTACACACAAACCGTTCCTGGATGCCTTTCATCGCACCTAAGAGCCTGCACTATAAAAGATTTTCATGGTGCTGATGTTGATATTCAATTTGCAATATATATTCTGCAGAATGCAAGTTTGTTAAAGAAGATGACCATATGTTGCTCGAGTTCCTCAAGAAAAGGAGATaggtttgaaattttaaaaaagatatccAAGGTTGCTAGGATTTCGACAACTTGTGAACTGTTGTTTGAATGA